ACAGGATTTGCCCGTTTTTTCATTTGTTGGGCTGGATGGGGCATCTGTAAAATCCCATTTCGGGGTTGAAGATGTGGGAAGGCAGACAAGACTTGTACGGGCGCTTCTAAGAATAGGATAATTTCATATTAATTGATGTTATCTGTTTGCTGGGGCGTATTCACGACTTACCCGGATTTTTTTGTGTTTTCAGCAGAGGAGGAGCCGGAGTTTGATTTTGCCGGGCGTTTCGCGTAGCGCGTGGTCAGTTAAAGCCGTGTGACAATTCTTGCGTAATTTTTCATTACTGAAAGTGAATAAATGATTGATGGAGTTAAAATTCATGATCGATTGATGATGAGTGAATTGTATATCAATTTATATCAGTTGACGAAAGTATGTTTTGTCATCGCATCACCTTGAAAATCCCGCAAAGTCCGCATAATTTTTTACATCCATTAGCTTTTGGAACTTCATGGATGACTTGTTAAACATGATTAGTTGGCTTTTCGAAATTAAAATGTTTAAAATTAACTTTAAATGATTGATCAAATTGTATATACGGCAATATAATTTATATTATGTTAAATAGAGCAACGCGAAATCAGGCCCTCGTTCTCGGTATCTTCCTTTTAATTTCAAACGGGTCATCCTGACCTCCTGATGATACGTTGAGAAAAGTTTCACGGTCAGATGGAAAAATTACATGTGCCGCCACCTCCCATTATGCGCGATATTGGAATGAAAATATACTTGTTGATGGGTGCCGCCATTTGTCCTTAGGTGATTTGACGGCTCGATTTCGGTATACTGTTTCGGTTGATAGCGCGATTTTGGGCGGGAAAACACAGCGACTGGTTTTCGCCGTACTGGCGCCTGAAGCCCGCATGCGCAGGCTACATCTCTTTACAAAGATGACCTGGATAAGATTTCTGAATTGGTTTATAAGTTATTAACAGTCAATTGTTTATGAAAAACACCCATAAAAGGCTGAAAATCCCCCCTGTCCAGGGGGAAAACAGCCTTTCAGGGGTAACCGCATTTATAGAAATTTGATCGTTCGCTTTTCTCTGTATGCTTAAGTCTGTCCACATAGAATCCCATCTTTCCCCCGGATTGTTCGCCGTTCAAATGGATATCGGCGCCCATCAGCCCGGCGGGCCGGTCCTGCATATTTCGCTCACCATCCATGAGCAAACCCGGCAAATCACCGGTACCGGCCAGCTGTCGGCCGCCGCGCATCATCATGCTTTCGGCCTCACCTATCTGAAAGGTTACTTCTTTGCTTTGCCGGCCTCACCCATTGTTGAGTTCCCAAATTCATTGATTATCATGGGTATGCCATACCTGGCAACGCCTTACAGCAATGTAGTGCCGCAGCCGAACATGGAAATCTTCCTCGAACTGGATAACGCCTGGAAATCAGGCTTCTGTACGTACAGGTATGAAACCGACGGTGCATGGTTTACAGTAGCCAAAGCGCCGGCCGGTTTCATGGAACCAAGGATGCTGGCATCTGTCGTGTAATAGCATTGCATCCTTTTGATCCCTATTCCATTTACCTTCAGTTTTCACTAAGTAACACACATGAAACGAGCACCGGCGCTGGTTTTCCGGCGCCGGTTTCATCACTCCATGCAAACAAAAAATCCCCGGTCCCTTCATCCAGGCCGGGGATCTTTATTTTCAGAAAACCCAGGTCAGGGGGCGTACAATTCATTTTTAATGGCAAACAACACGAGGCCCGTCCGCGATTTGATCGCCAGCCGGTCGAACAGCTCCTGCCGGTAGTTATCGATCGTGTGTGGACTTAGTTTCATTTCCGCGGCGATTTCCTTGTACGTGAGCTCGGAACAGCACAACCGGAGAAACGTAATCTCATTGTCGCTCAACTGCACCTGCAGCGCGCCGGGTGTCGGATTATCCTGGATGCTGCGGAGCATCTTGGCGGAAATCAGCTCGTTAAGGAAGTATCCCTGTTCGTGGATCGTCCGGATGGCCTGCACTACATCGGCGATCCGGGATTCCTTCACCAGGTAACCGCCCGCTCCGTTCTTGAGCATTTTGATGATGGGCTTGTCGTCTTCGAATGTACTGAGCGCCAATACTTTCACATCCGGATGGAATTGTTTTAGCCATTGGGTGGATTCAAACCCGTCCATGACGGGCATGTTAATATCCATCAGCACCACATCGGGCGCGGGCGCAGCCGTGAGGCGGTCTTTCATTTCGGCGCCATTGGCGGCTTCGAAAGCTACGTGGATCTCCGGGTATTCGGACAACAGGCTGGTCAGTCCCTGCCGGAACAGCGTGTGGTCGTCCACGATAGCGATCTGTATGGTCTTATGTTGCATGGTGCTGGATTGTGCGGGGAACGGTGATGGTGACGGACGACCCCTTGCCCGGGGCCGACCGGATTACGGCGGAGCCCCCTATCATGGAAGCCCTTTTCCGGATATTCTGAAGGCCCATCCCCGACTGCCGGGCCAGTGCGGCTTCGACGTCGAAGCCGGCGCCATCGTCGGTAAGTGTGAGGGTCAGGGTGTTGTCGTTCCAGGATTGTTCAATGGAAATAGACGTGGCCTGGGCGTGGCGGATAATGTTATGGAGTGTTTCCTGGAAGATGCGGAACACGAACAGTTCCGTTTCCGGGTGTTTAGGCATGCCCGTGAGGTTTCCCGTGCGGTGGAGCTGGTAGCGCCCGGATTTCTCCAGCCAGTCGAGCTCGAACGCAATGGCATTGGCCAGCCCTTTGCCCACAAGCTCCTCCCCGTGCATCAGGCGTGAAAGCGCGCGGATTTCCCGGATAGATCTCCGGGCGAGCTCCTCCGCCGCGGCGATCTTTCCGGCGGCCTTTTCCTTGTCGGACAGGTCTACGGCGGAAAGTGTGATGGTCATCAGCCCGAGGAGCTGGTTGATATTGTCGTGCAGGTCATTGCCAATCGTCTTGAGCGTTTGCTCCTGCACTTCCATCTGGGTTTGCAGCAATTCCGTCCGGAACGCGTTGCGCAGGCGCTCCGTTTCTTCCAAATGCTTCTTTTTCCGGGAGTTGTACACGGTTACGTATACGATAAGGAACAGCGGCGCCAGGAGGAAGACGGCGCTCACCCAAATGATAAGGGTTAGTATTTCGTTTGTCGGTACCTGCATATAAAAGCATATGTCCAGCTGCCGTATAACAGCACATTCAGGACCTTAAAAATAACATACCGGAGCGAAAAGCGGATGCCTTCAGCTGAAGAAGCTTCCAGGAGGTATTGAAAAAAGATGTAAGTGGCGATCCCGCCGAAGTAAAACATGAGCGTGCCGCTCACCCACCAGAACGGCGGATGGGTGGAAAGGCGGATGTATTTATCGTCGCGGAGCACCAGGAAAAAATAGTACAGGCATCCCGTTACCATGACCATCGACATCAAAGCGGCCGTGAGCGGCGAATAATATCCGAATTGATGGGAAAAAGATTCTGTGAGCCAGGCGGACAGGAATACGGTCCCCCATACAACCGGGACCCAGATACTGATCCCGTAAGGTTTCATGAGGTGGTACAGGAAGGTGGTGATGGCGAAACATTCGGCCAGCATATACAGGTTGTACAATGGAGCATTGGGTGCGTGGAGTACGGCGCGCATGTAAATGCCGCCGGTTTCCACCAGGCAAACTAGGAAAAGGTAGAATGGAAACCGCCTCCACACCGGGTCCTTGTCGCGCCGGAGGCATACAAGGGCGGTGAGGAAGCAGATCCATTCAGCAACCGTGTTGACGGTGAAATATTGCATTATTTGTAAATATGGCTTTTAGTGCTGTCCACATTGGGTGCGAGGAAATACGCGCCTCTTGCGAAACAGTTTTTAGGGGGCGGGCACATTTCGCCGTTGTTTTCAGGATCGTCCGGAGGACCGCTCAGTGCAATCATGCCTTTGGTGGGCCTGTTATCTGGTGTAACCTGGATGTGGTCGACATGCTTTTTCTTTTCTTCCCGGGTGGTAACCATTACAAGCGTGGTGTGGCCCCAATAAGGTTTGATGGGGATGTGGCCGATGGTGCCTTCCTCGTGTGGAATGGGGTAATCGTCGGCGTAATTGGCCAGGTAGAAACGGACGCCGCTCATTTTGTCGCGCTGCATGACGCACAACAAGGCATGAATACGCTCCGTCGAGAACCAGATGCTGCGGGTGTGTGCGGAATCCGGCGGGAGGTTGGCGCCATACCGGGCGATCATGGCGTAAGCCGTGTCTACCGACATCAGTGCGTCTTCGGGCACAACTGTTTTGGAATTGCAGACATACTGCGAGGAATCTTTACCGGCAGACCCGCCGCCCGCGCTTTGGGAATTGGACCAGTAATAACCTGCCGCAACTCCGGCGGCCAGGGTTAAAACGGGGATCAGCATTGATTTGAATGTACTCATATAGGTTTTTATTGCGTGTAATGTGGAAGGATACGGGATGTTGCCAAACGGTTTTCAAGGTGCCCCAAATTACCGTTTTTCATCACATATTCCGCATAACCGCAGCTTCAAATTTCGGAGTTGCCACATATACCGGGAAGGCGTTTTTCGGCTCCGTTAAAGGCGGTTTTCAGGTAAAATGGGGAAAATGCTGATAATCAATACCCATCTGATACCTCACTCAACTTACTGAGTGTAAATTTCTAACGGCACTTGCTTCATTTTTCGCTATCAACAAGAATGAAAAACCCAGGAGTTAATTAACATTAAATTGTAAATACAGATTGATTAACACACGTTTGCATTCATGTAAATTTTCCGGTGAGGAGTGATATTTTAATGTTTACCAGTTGGATGGATGTATGAAAAATAGTGAGGATTCCTGCCGGTAAAAGCGTTTTTCAGCGCGGGGAGTTTTCCGTAAATTGTAGTCATGAATCTCGAAAAGCTACAGGATTTCTGCCTTACCCTCCCCGGTACCGCCGAAGGATTCCCGTTTGGGGAAGCGACCCTTGTATTTACCGTCATGGGAAAAATATTCGCTTTAGTGGATGTGGATGCGTTCGAAAGCATCAACCTGAAATGCGACCCGGAAGATGTGGAAGAGCTCCGCGAAAGATATGAAGGCGTACTGCCGGGGTATCATATGAATAAAAAACACTGGAACACCGTTTTGTTCGACGGCTCCATCCCGGACCGGCTCCTCCTCGAATGGACCCGCAACTCATACGACCTCGTCGTAAAAGGACTGCCCAAAAAGACCCGCGAACAGCTGGGGTAAAACACCACCGCCGCAGGCCGGTTTCCCGGGCAACGGCGGCGGAAAAACAGTTATAGCGAATTCAATCCAGCGAATCATCGATCACCAGGATGGTTTTCCCCTTGCTCCGGGACGCCCGGCTATCGGCGATGGCTTGTGGCGCCTGCTCCAGCGGTAATTTGCGGTCCACCGGCATGGTAAGCCGCCCGTTATCGACCAGGTCGCGAAGCGCGTCGAGGGAGGCCGGGCTGCCCTTCGTCTCGAAGTTGCCGCCTTTCAGCCCCAGTTCATGTAGATGTTCCTTGTCGGCTACAAACTGCGTGGTATACACATGACCGCCCTTCTTCACCAGCGGCAGCATCTTATCGAACCCGGATTTGGGGCTCACCAGGTCGATCAGCGCATCGGCCCCGCCGGCAAACTGATCTTCCACCGGCGCGGATTTATAATTGATGGTTTCCGTTGCACCCAGCTGCCGGACGCGCTCCGCCGCCTCATCTCCCGACACAGTGGCCACCACATGGATTCCCCTGGCCTTTGCCATCTGCAATATAAACGCCCCCACGCCGCCGGTGGCGCCAATCAGCAGCAATGTCTGCCCTTCCGCGAGCCCGGAACGATCGAGGAGCTGCAGGGCGGTCATGCCCGCAGTGGGTAAAGCG
Above is a genomic segment from Chitinophaga pollutisoli containing:
- a CDS encoding DUF1842 domain-containing protein, with amino-acid sequence MLKSVHIESHLSPGLFAVQMDIGAHQPGGPVLHISLTIHEQTRQITGTGQLSAAAHHHAFGLTYLKGYFFALPASPIVEFPNSLIIMGMPYLATPYSNVVPQPNMEIFLELDNAWKSGFCTYRYETDGAWFTVAKAPAGFMEPRMLASVV
- a CDS encoding response regulator transcription factor, translated to MQHKTIQIAIVDDHTLFRQGLTSLLSEYPEIHVAFEAANGAEMKDRLTAAPAPDVVLMDINMPVMDGFESTQWLKQFHPDVKVLALSTFEDDKPIIKMLKNGAGGYLVKESRIADVVQAIRTIHEQGYFLNELISAKMLRSIQDNPTPGALQVQLSDNEITFLRLCCSELTYKEIAAEMKLSPHTIDNYRQELFDRLAIKSRTGLVLFAIKNELYAP
- a CDS encoding ATP-binding protein → MQVPTNEILTLIIWVSAVFLLAPLFLIVYVTVYNSRKKKHLEETERLRNAFRTELLQTQMEVQEQTLKTIGNDLHDNINQLLGLMTITLSAVDLSDKEKAAGKIAAAEELARRSIREIRALSRLMHGEELVGKGLANAIAFELDWLEKSGRYQLHRTGNLTGMPKHPETELFVFRIFQETLHNIIRHAQATSISIEQSWNDNTLTLTLTDDGAGFDVEAALARQSGMGLQNIRKRASMIGGSAVIRSAPGKGSSVTITVPRTIQHHAT
- a CDS encoding MmcQ/YjbR family DNA-binding protein, with the translated sequence MNLEKLQDFCLTLPGTAEGFPFGEATLVFTVMGKIFALVDVDAFESINLKCDPEDVEELRERYEGVLPGYHMNKKHWNTVLFDGSIPDRLLLEWTRNSYDLVVKGLPKKTREQLG
- a CDS encoding NADP-dependent oxidoreductase; this translates as MKAVAVNQFKSVPQFVELPEPAVKDGTIRIRLAAAGLNPFDWKLVDGILENTMPHVFPLILGVDGAGVVDAVGAGVKRFKPGDRIFGQMIHPPIGEGSYAEFVTVPESAAIAEAPHSIPLTEAAALPTAGMTALQLLDRSGLAEGQTLLLIGATGGVGAFILQMAKARGIHVVATVSGDEAAERVRQLGATETINYKSAPVEDQFAGGADALIDLVSPKSGFDKMLPLVKKGGHVYTTQFVADKEHLHELGLKGGNFETKGSPASLDALRDLVDNGRLTMPVDRKLPLEQAPQAIADSRASRSKGKTILVIDDSLD